In Helicobacter pylori Shi112, the genomic window ATTAGTCTATGAATGGGACACGCCAGCCCAAGTGGATGGGATATTAAACGCGCTTAAAGCCAACCCTAACATTGATGCGTTTTGCATTCAAGCATGCGAGTCCAGTGGGGGGTTACGACACCCTGTAGAAAAAATCGCTCAAGCGATCAAAGAAACTAACCCGAATATTTTTGTGATTGTAGATGCTATCACCGCTTTAGGGGTTGAGCCTTTAGAAATAACGCATATTGATGCGCTCATTGGAGGGAGTCAAAAAGCGTTCATGCTGCCTCCTGCGATGAGCCTAATCGCATTGAGCCAGAAGGCGATTGAACGCATAGAAGAACGCAATGTGGGGTTTTATTTCAATTTAAAGAGCGAATTGAAAAACCAAAGAAATAACACCACAAGCTACACCGCTCCTATTTTACACACTTTAGGGTTGCAACGCTATTTTGAATTGGTGCAAAATTTAGGGGGCTTTGAAGCGCTCTATAAAGAAACTAAAAGAGTCGCTTTAGCCACTCAAAAAGCCGTTTTAGCTTTGGGTTTAAAGATTTTCCCTAAAAGCCCAAGCTTGAGCATGACAACGATTGTTAGCGAGCATGCCAAAGAATTGAGAAACCTTTTAAAAGAAAAATACCAGGTGCAATTTGCGGGCGGTCAAGAGCCTTATAAAGACGCGCTCATTCGTATCAACCACATGGGGATCATTCCTGTTTACAAAAGCGCTTACGCTTTAAACGCCCTAGAATTAGCCCTAAACGATTTGAAATTAAGGGAATTTGACGGCGTGGCGAATACAACCTTCTTGAAGCAATATTATGAAATTTAAGGATTATAATGCATTATTCTTATGAAACCTTTTTGAAAGATAGCCTAAAATTAGTCAAACAAGTAGAGCGAATTTGCGGTGTCCCAGAAGCCCTTGTGTGCGTGATGCGAGGGGGCATGACTTTAGTGCATTTTTTGAGTTTGCACTGGAATTTAAGGGAAGTTTATGGCATCAATGCGATTTCTTATGACACCACCAACCGACAAAACGCCCTAAAAATTGAAAATATCCCCACGATCAAAGAGCGTTTAAAAACCATTCTTGTGGTAGATGAAATCGTAGATAGCGGTAATTCTTTAGAAGCGGTGCTTCAAGTGTTAGAAGACAAACACCCTGATAAAAAGTTTTATAGC contains:
- a CDS encoding pyridoxal-phosphate-dependent aminotransferase family protein, whose product is MLLFTPGPVAISEEMRSSFSQPMPHHRTKDFEKIFQSVRENLKKMTGLEEVLLLSSSGTGAMEASVVSLCQKELLFVNAGKFGERFGKIAKAHSIKAHELVYEWDTPAQVDGILNALKANPNIDAFCIQACESSGGLRHPVEKIAQAIKETNPNIFVIVDAITALGVEPLEITHIDALIGGSQKAFMLPPAMSLIALSQKAIERIEERNVGFYFNLKSELKNQRNNTTSYTAPILHTLGLQRYFELVQNLGGFEALYKETKRVALATQKAVLALGLKIFPKSPSLSMTTIVSEHAKELRNLLKEKYQVQFAGGQEPYKDALIRINHMGIIPVYKSAYALNALELALNDLKLREFDGVANTTFLKQYYEI
- a CDS encoding phosphoribosyltransferase codes for the protein MHYSYETFLKDSLKLVKQVERICGVPEALVCVMRGGMTLVHFLSLHWNLREVYGINAISYDTTNRQNALKIENIPTIKERLKTILVVDEIVDSGNSLEAVLQVLEDKHPDKKFYSASLFQKTSAKYKADAFLKDAPEWIDFFWEVDLKNLKSH